One part of the Eubalaena glacialis isolate mEubGla1 chromosome 19, mEubGla1.1.hap2.+ XY, whole genome shotgun sequence genome encodes these proteins:
- the FAAP100 gene encoding Fanconi anemia core complex-associated protein 100 isoform X2: MRSVSRDDEDDRDDQDSEDGQVDELPAPVIPVHPDTCVLPSATLHAFTVLDDVLITLAQGPTQWKVQLFERPCPGEDPRPGGQIGEVELSTCTPPAGSLGEPTAPRFLPVLCCVSPPGSRAPHGHPWGSGGITLEGPLFGLLFGSDASLLESPVILCGLPDGQLCCVVLKTLVTSRSAPGDPKALVKILHHLEEPVVFIGALRTELPSEDAADAYCDCLVALGHHGRTLAIKASWDEAGHLVPELREYSLPGPVLCAARGRGGHVYHSTPSDLCVVDLAQESSPWDLTQHDGAPGGLPSLLCPASLSACSVVTLSVSSRAPEGGAELLALSAKGRLMTCSLDPHSETPHPTRVTSANAGQKIKELLSGIGTVSERVSSLKKAVDQRDKALTCLNEAMNVSCALLSSREGPRPISCTISTSWSRLQLQDMLTATCLLENSSGFSLDRGWALCIQVLRSSRALDLDSAVSAITYTIPVDQLGPGGQREVTLPLGPGEDGALDLPVTVSCALFYSLREVVGGALALTDPFKDPSSNERTPAVLPDQEGVCLPLSERTVDLLQGLRFPGLAAPHTQALGPLSPARDPVHTFLGTCCGPVSQPAGPASLRAKYLPPSVATIKVSAELLRATLGDSHAGVSLCCATLQWLLAENAAADIVRAQALSSVQGVAPDGTDVHLIIREVAVTDLCPAGPIQAMEIQVESSSLANMCRAHHAIVGRLQRLVMEQAARGSSPPDLRLQYLHQIQANHETLLREVQTLRDRLCTEDETSSCTTAQRLLQVYRQLRSPSLLLL; encoded by the exons ATGAG GTCTGTGAGCCGGGATGACGAGGATGACAGGGACGACCAGGACAGTGAGGATGGGCAGGTCGATGAGCTCCCTGCCCCTGTGATCCCCGTGCACCCAGACACCTGTGTGCTCCCCAGTGCCACACTGCATGCCTTCACCGTGCTCGATGACGTGCTCATCACCCTGGCACAGGGCCCCACCCAGTGGAAGGTGCAGCTGTTTGAGCGTCCGTGTCCAGGGGAGGACCCTAGGCCCGGAGGCCAGATTGGCGAGGTGGAGTTGTCCACCTGCACCCCCCCAGCTGGGAGCCTGGGGGAGCCCACAGCCCCCCGCTTCCTCCCAGTGCTGTGCTGTGTGTCACCACCAGGCTCCAGGGCCCCACATGGCCACCCGTGGGGCTCTGGGGGCATCACGCTGGAGGGGCCCCTCTTTGGGCTACTCTTTGGATCCGATGCCTCCCTCCTGGAGTCGCCCGTGATCCTCTGCGGTCTCCCCGATGGCCAGCTCTGCTGTGTGGTCCTCAAGACCCTGGTCACCTCCAGGTCTGCCCCTGGTGATCCGAAGGCCCTTGTCAAGATCCTCCATCACCTGGAGGAGCCTGTCGTCTTCATTGGAGCCTTGAGGACAGAGCTGCCGTCCGAGGACGCGGCGGACGCGTACTGTGACTGCCTGGTGGCACTCGGTCACCATGGCCGGACACTGGCCATCAAGGCCAGCTGGGACGAGGCAGGGCATCTGGTGCCAGAGCTGCGGGAGTACAGCCTCCCAGGGCCTGTGCTCTGTGCGGCCCGTGGCAGGGGCGGCCATGTGTACCACAGCACCCCCTCGGACCTCTGTGTAGTGGACCTGGCTCAGGAGAGCTCCCCCTGGGACCTCACGCAGCATGACGGGGCCCCAGGAGGCCTGCCCTCTCTGCTGTGTCCAGCCAGCTTGAGTGCCTGCAGCGTCGTCACCCTCTCTGTGTCATCTAGGGCACCTGAAG GGGGTGCTGAGCTCCTGGCCCTGTCTGCCAAAGGCCGGCTGATGACCTGCAGCCTGGACCCGCACTCTGAGACGCCTCACCCCACCAGAGTGACCTCGGCGAATGCTGGCCAAAAAATTAAGGAGTTGCTGTCTGGAATTGGCACTGTCTCTGAGAG AGTGTCTTCGCTGAAGAAGGCGGTTGACCAGCGGGACAAGGCCTTGACCTGCCTCAACGAAGCCATGAACGTGAGCTGCGCCCTGCTGTCGAGCCGGGAGGGTCCTAGGCCCATCTCCTGCACCATCAGCACCTCCTGGAGCCGCCTGCAGCTGCAGGACATGCTGACAGCTACCTGCCTGCTGGAGAACAGCAGTGGCTTCAGCCTGGACCGGGGCTGGGCCCTGTGCATCCAGGTGCTCCGCAGCTCCCGGGCCTTAGACCTGGACTCGGCTGTCTCGGCCATCACCTACACCATCCCCGTGGACCAGCTCGGCCCTGGCGGTCAGCGTGAGGTGACGCTGCCTCTGGGCCCGGGAGAGGACGGTGCACTTGACCTGCCCGTGACCGTGTCCTGCGCGCTCTTCTACAGCCTCAGGGAGGTCGTGGGTGGGGCCCTTGCCCTCACGGACCCTTTCAAGGACCCCTCTTCGAATGAACGCACCCCTGCCGTCCTGCCTGATCAGGAGGGCGTGTGCCTGCCCCTGAGCGAGCGCACGGTGGACCTGCTGCAGGGCCTGCGCTTCCCCGGCCTGGCGGCGCCCCACACGCAGGCCCTGGGCCCACTCAGCCCTGCCAGAGACCCCGTCCACACCTTCCTGGGAACTTGCTGCGGGCCAGTCAGCCAGCCGGCAGGACCAGCGTCCCTGCGGGCCAAGTACCTGCCCCCGTCAGTGGCCAccatcaaggtgtcggcagagcTGCTCAGGGCCACCTTAGGGGACAGTCACGCAG GCGTGTCCCTGTGTTGTGCCACCCTGCAGTGGCTCCTTGCCGAGAACGCCGCCGCAGACATCGTGAGGGCCCAAGCACTGTCCTCTGTCCAGGGAGTGGCCCCAGATGGCACTGATGTCCACCTCATCATCCGCGAG GTGGCCGTGACCGACCTGTGCCCAGCAGGGCCCATCCAGGCCATGGAGATCCAGGTGGAGAGCTCCTCTCTGGCCAACATGTGCAGGGCACACCACGCCATCGTCGGGCGTTTGCAG AGGCTGGTCATGGAGCAGGCTGCCCGGGGCTCCAGCCCGCCTGACCTCCGCCTGCAGTATCTCCACCAGATCCAGGCCAACCATGAG ACGCTGCTGCGGGAGGTGCAGACCCTGCGGGACCGGCTGTGCACGGAGGACGAAACCAGCTCCTGCACCACCGCCCAGAGGCTCCTGCAGGTGTACAGGCAGCTCCGcagccccagcctcctcctgctgTGA
- the FSCN2 gene encoding fascin-2, which yields MPTNGLHQVLKIQFGLVNDTDRYLTAESFGFKVNASAPSLKRKQMWVLEPDPGQGTAVLFRSSHLGRYLSAEEDGRVACEAERPGRDCRFLVLPQPDGRWVLQSEPHGRFFGGTEDQLSCFATAITPAELWTVHLAIHPQAHLLSVSRRRYAHLCPQEDEIAADSNTPWGVDALVTLIFQNRQYCLKSCDSRYLRSDGRLVWEPEARARYTLEFKAGKLAFKDCDGRYLAPVGPAGMLRAGRNTRPGKDELFDLEESHPQVVLVAANHRYVSVRQGVNVSANQDEELDHETFLMQIDRETKKCTFYSSTGGYWTLVTHGGIQATATQVSANTMFEMEWRGRRVALKASNGRYVCMKKNGQLAAISDFVGEDEEFILKLINRPILVLRGLDGFVCHRRGSNQLDTNRSVYDVFHLSFSDGAYQIRGRGGGFWHTGSHGSVCSDGERAEDFLFEFRERGRLAIRARSGKYLRGGASGLLRADADAPAGVALWEY from the exons ATGCCCACCAATGGCCTGCACCAGGTGCTGAAGATCCAGTTTGGCCTCGTCAATGATACTGACCGTTACCTGACGGCTGAGAGCTTTGGCTTCAAGGTCAACGCCTCGGCACCCAGCCTCAAGAGGAAGCAGATGTGGGTGCTGGAGCCAGACCCGGGCCAGGGCACAGCAGTGCTGTTTCGCAGCAGCCACCTGGGCCGTTACCTGTCAGCCGAGGAGGACGGGCGCGTGGCCTGCGAGGCGGAGCGGCCGGGCCGCGACTGCCGCTTCCTGGTCCTGCCGCAGCCTGACGGGCGCTGGGTGCTGCAGTCGGAGCCGCACGGCCGCTTCTTCGGCGGCACTGAGGACCAGCTGTCCTGCTTCGCCACAGCCATCACCCCGGCTGAGCTGTGGACCGTGCACCTGGCCATCCACCCGCAGGCCCACCTGCTGAGTGTGAGCCGGCGGCGCTACGCGCACCTGTGCCCGCAGGAGGACGAGATCGCGGCGGACAGCAACACACCGTGGGGCGTGGACGCGCTCGTCACGCTCATCTTCCAGAACCGGCAGTACTGCCTCAAGTCCTGCGACAGCCGCTACCTGCGCAGCGATGGCCGCCTTGTCTGGGAGCCCGAGGCTCGCGCCCGCTACACACTTGAGTTCAAGGCGGGCAAGCTGGCCTTCAAGGACTGTGACGGCCGCTACCTGGCGCCCGTGGGACCCGCAGGCATGCTCAGGGCTGGCCGCAACACACGGCCCGGCAAGGACGAGCTCTTCGACCTGGAGGAGAGTCACCCGCAGGTGGTGCTGGTGGCCGCCAACCACCGCTACGTGTCCGTGCGGCAAG GGGTCAATGTCTCAGCCAACCAAGACGAAGAACTGGATCATGAGACTTTCCTGATGCAAATTGACCGGGAGACAAAGAAGTGCACCTTCTATTCCAGCACTGGGGGATACTGGACCCTGGTCACCCACGGGGGGATCCAGGCCACAGCCACACAAGT TTCTGCAAATACCATGTTTGAGATGGAGTGGCGGGGCCGGCGGGTGGCCCTCAAGGCCAGCAATGGGCGCTATGTGTGCATGAAGAAGAATGGGCAGCTGGCGGCCATCAGCGATTTTGTGG GTGAGGACGAGGAGTTTATCCTCAAGCTCATCAACCGGCCCATCCTCGTGCTGCGGGGCTTGGACGGCTTCGTCTGCCACCGCCGAGGCTCCAACCAGCTGGACACCAACCGCTCCGTCTACGACGTGTTCCACCTGAGCTTCAGCGACGGCGCCTACCAGATCCGAG GCCGCGGCGGCGGGTTCTGGCACACCGGCAGCCACGGCAGCGTGTGCAGCGACGGCGAGCGCGCCGAGGACTTCCTGTTTGAGTTCCGTGAGCGCGGCCGCCTGGCCATCCGCGCCCGGAGCGGAAAGTACCTGCGTGGCGGCGCCTCGGGGCTGCTGCGCGCGGACGCAGACGCGCCAGCCGGGGTTGCGCTCTGGGAGTACTGA